A region of the bacterium genome:
CTGCGTCGACTGGGCCGGCGTGCAGGACTGGTCGAACGGTAAGGTGGGCCTCAACGGCATCTCCTACTACGCCGAGAACCAGTGGCAGTGTGCAGCGCTCCAGCCCAAGCATCTGGCAGCGATCTGCCCGTGGGAGGGAGCGGCTGACTTCTACCGCGACATGGCGCATCACGGCGGCATCTTCTGCAACGGCTTTACCAAGGATTGGTCGGAAGCGCAGGTCTATACCGTGCAGCACGGCAAGGGGAAGAAAGGCTTTCGCTCGCGCATGAACGGCGATTGGGTCTCCGGGCCCATCACGCTGACCGAGGAAGAACTCGGCGCGAACCGCAACAACTTCTACGAGGACTGCCTGTCGCGCAAACTCGATTCCGACGAGTTCTGGCAGTCGCGGATGCCTGACTGGTCGAAGGTGAAGGTGCCGATGCTCTCGACCGCCAACTGGGGTGGACAGGGCCTGCATCCGCGCGGCAACTTCGAGGGTTTCGTGCGCTCCGCGTCGAAGGAGAAGTGGCTTGAGGTCCACGGCATCGAGCACTGGACGCACTTCTACACGGACTACGGCGTGGATCTGCAGAAGCGCTTCTTCGGCTACTACTTGAAAGGCGAAAAGAACGGCTGGGACAAGCAGCCCAAGGTACAGCTCCAGGTGCGCCACCCGGGCGAGAAGTTCGTCGAGCGCCACGAGAGCGAGTGGCCGCTCGCCCGCACCCAGTGGACGAAGTTTTTTCTCAACCCGGCCGATAATTCCCTCTCCACCGGCCCCCAGAAAGAAGCGGGCGCCGTCACCTACGGCGGCTTCAGCGACGGCGTGACCTTCATGACTCCGCCGCTCAAAGAGGACGTGGAGATCACGGGCCCGATCGCCTCGAAGCTCTGGGTTTCCTCCTCGACGAGCGACGCCGACCTGTTCCTGGTCGTGCG
Encoded here:
- a CDS encoding CocE/NonD family hydrolase — protein: MSNFKSDIRDGMRIDWDVPIEMEDGIVLRCDVYRPIADGKYPVIMTYGPYGKLLHFEDLYADQWKRMVEEHPDVPAGSTNKYQNWEVVDPEKWVPDGYVCIRVDSRGAGRSPGVIDIWSLREAQDLAICVDWAGVQDWSNGKVGLNGISYYAENQWQCAALQPKHLAAICPWEGAADFYRDMAHHGGIFCNGFTKDWSEAQVYTVQHGKGKKGFRSRMNGDWVSGPITLTEEELGANRNNFYEDCLSRKLDSDEFWQSRMPDWSKVKVPMLSTANWGGQGLHPRGNFEGFVRSASKEKWLEVHGIEHWTHFYTDYGVDLQKRFFGYYLKGEKNGWDKQPKVQLQVRHPGEKFVERHESEWPLARTQWTKFFLNPADNSLSTGPQKEAGAVTYGGFSDGVTFMTPPLKEDVEITGPIASKLWVSSSTSDADLFLVVRVFAPDMKEVTFQGALDPHTPIAQGWLRASHRKLDKKLTLPYRPYHTHDEEQPLEPGKAYEVDVEVWPSCVVVPKGYRIALSVRGSDYVYPGDSSVKLGKYSNWNGCAVFRHDDPADRPAAIFGGDVTLHTGPDKQAYVMLPIIPAK